GAAGAGAAAGCTGCCGCACTACAAGCTGGCGAAGTGCTATTGCTGGAAAACACCAGATTTCATAAAGAAGAAAGCAAAGGCGATGAAGAGCTGGCAAAGCAGATGGCCAAACTGGGCGATGTCTATGTTAATGATGCTTTTGGCTCGGCTCACCGTGCTCACTCATCTACCACTACCGTTGCTCAGTTCTTCGACGAGAAGGCAGCAGGCTACTTACTAAAAGCAGAGATTGACAATGCGGATACGGTACTGGAAAGTGGTGAAAAGCCTTTTACCGCTATTATGGGTGGAGCAAAAATTTCTGACAAAATACAGATCATTGAGCGCCTGCTGGATAAAGTAAATCACCTGATCATCGGCGGTGGTATGAGTTACACCTTCTTTAAAGCTATGGGCGGAGAGATTGGTAACTCGCTGGTAGAAGAAGATAAGCTGGACCTGGCCAATGAGCTGATCCGCAAAGCAAAAGATAAGGGCGTAGAGCTACACCTACCCATTGACTCTATTGTTACCCAAAAGATAGAAGAAGGTGCTGAGACCAGAGTAGCTAACAACCACGCTATTCAGTCAGGCTGGATGGGCGTAGACATTGGGCCTGAGGCAAGTGAGGTATTCTCTAAGACAGTAGAAAACTCTAAAATTATTCTCTGGAACGGCCCTATGGGAATCTTTGAAATCCCTGATTTTGCTGAAGGAACCAAAGCGATAGCCGATGCAGTAGTAAAAGCTACAGAAAAAGGCGCTTTCTCACTCATTGGTGGAGGAGATTCTGCGGCTGCGGTAAACACTTTAGGCTATGGCGATAAAGTTTCTTATGTGTCTACCGGCGGAGGAGCTTTGCTGGAGTATATGGAAGGCAAAGAGCTTCCTGGTGTAAAAGCATTGGGTTAATCTTAAGCTCTGCCTTTTACTGGCACAAGACTTTTTAAGAATAAGGCTTGGAAGGACAATGACCTTTCAAGTCTTTTTTTCATCAATCCGGCTCACAACATGATCATATCTACAGCACGTCGCTTACAAAACGTCAAAGAATACTACTTTTCTACGAAGCTTCAGGAGATCCGCCGTATGAGAGAGGATGGTTTAGATGTAATTAATATGGGGATTGGCAGCCCAGACCTCGCCCCTTCCGAAGCTACCATTGATGCGCTTTATCAGTCTGCCCGGCAGGCAGATCATCATGGCTACCAGCCCTATCAGGGGATAGCGGAACTACGCCAGGCCATAGCAGATTGGTACTCAAAAACTTATGGGGTGTCCCTAGACCCAAATGGAGAGGTGCTGCCACTTATGGGTTCTAAAGAGGGTATTACTCATGTGTCATTCACCTTTTTAGATGCTGGCGACGAGGTGTTGGTGCCCGAACTGGGTTACCCTGCTTATACTTCGGTAACGCATATGGCAGAAGCCAAAGTCAGGAGCTACCCCCTGCGCGAAGCTGACTGGCAGCCTAATCTGGAAGCCATGAGAAAAGAAGATTATAGCCGGGTAAAACT
This window of the Porifericola rhodea genome carries:
- a CDS encoding phosphoglycerate kinase, with the translated sequence MKTIDDINFSGKRALVRVDFNVPLDKNYKITDDNRMQAAVPTLKKILKDGGSAVLMSHLGRPKEGPEEKFSLKHLVDHLSSLLEGAKVQFANDCVGAEAEEKAAALQAGEVLLLENTRFHKEESKGDEELAKQMAKLGDVYVNDAFGSAHRAHSSTTTVAQFFDEKAAGYLLKAEIDNADTVLESGEKPFTAIMGGAKISDKIQIIERLLDKVNHLIIGGGMSYTFFKAMGGEIGNSLVEEDKLDLANELIRKAKDKGVELHLPIDSIVTQKIEEGAETRVANNHAIQSGWMGVDIGPEASEVFSKTVENSKIILWNGPMGIFEIPDFAEGTKAIADAVVKATEKGAFSLIGGGDSAAAVNTLGYGDKVSYVSTGGGALLEYMEGKELPGVKALG